Below is a window of Lagenorhynchus albirostris chromosome 11, mLagAlb1.1, whole genome shotgun sequence DNA.
ACTATTTTCCTCTAAATGCAATAATTGaggcttcaaaatacatgaaacataaagaggcagaaagaagggaaaaggaagagaatagaCAAATATACAGTCATATTTGGAGATTTTAATATTCTTCATAATTGACTAAATCACTAGACAAAAATCACTGAAGATGTAGAAGATTTAAACAACACAGTCAACCAATTTggcctaattgacatttataggacactaCACCAACAGCTGaagaatatgtattattttcaaatgtacatGGAACACCAACTAAGATaaccatatgttaggccataaaaTTAGtctcagcaaattttaaaatattgaaatcttacaaaatatgttctctgaccatatggaattaaaatagaaatcaaattaataataaaaagatatctAGAGAAATATTTGGAAGTTAAACAACTCTTCTAAATAACCCGAAGATCAAATAAGAAATCATAGggaaattagcaaatattttgaattgaatgatgctgaaaatacaacataccaaaatgtgTGGCATGCAACTAAAGCATACTTAAGAGgaaatttataactttaaatgtttatattagaaaagaagaaagctttaAAGTCAATGATCTAAGTTTTCACTTTAagatccagaaaaagaagagcaaagtaaacccaaagtaagttaaaggaaaggaaaaagcaaaaatcgATGAAATAGGCATTAGACaaataatggagaaaattaataaagccaaaagttggttctttgaaaggtttaattaaaattgataaacccttagaaaaaaataagaaaacaaattatcagtatcaggaagaaaaagaggctATCACGGGGATTTCCCTGTTTGTCCAATgttaagactccgccttccaatgcagggagtgcaggttcgatcctggttggggaactaaggtcccacatgctgtggggtgtggccaaaacttaaaaaaaaaaaagaagaagctatCACTACATATCCTGTAGACATTGAAAGAATAATAGGACAAGATTGTGAACAATTTAACAgtaataaattcaacaacttagatgaaatggacttaattgaaacTCCATTAGAGATTATTACTTTTGACTTGTGAATCTTTGGCATGGAGATCTTGCTCTCAGTTATTAAATGAAATCATTGTCTTCCTGCCTCCCAGTTTCCTATATATTCCAGGTTGTGATGTTTCCAGAAACTATCCTAGAGCTCTCAATTGCTCTTACATACCTCAAAACATGGTTTCTCTCTTTGTAATAACACTTTCTTGTTCTAGAAGAAAAGTCTAGCCATTTAGTTACCCTAAATTCTGTCAAGagggattcctttttctttcccaactCTTTTGCCCCAAGCATAGAGAGAAAGGGATTATATAGATGAGCCAGGGGAGAATTCTAAGGGCTGACTTAGATTATCTGTTTTCTCTTAGTCGCCTTGGTTCTGGGACACCCGACAATGCTGGCACAGTTACCCTTATCAGGTAGGATCTGAGCCCTTTCAAGACAGGGgtcttatgtgtgtgtgtaagatggGGTTGGGGAGAGTACATTGCCAGTCCTAAGGGAAGATAGCACATTTCCTTGGGATTCTTGAGGGATTAGGGACTGAGTCTCTTTGAGTCAtatattcaggtatatatttttgGGGTCCCCATAAGCAGTGAAATCCAGTGATCTGTTTGTTCCAGGTTCCTATATTCACCCTAATTGGGCTGGAAAGAAAAACAGCTCCCTGGCACTTAATGAGGTGCTTTCTGGTTCATGTGTCCCTTTTGAATCCCTCAAGATTTTCTACTATGGTTCTAGTCCATAGTAGAAAAATGTCAGGGGACTGCTAAcagagtagaagaaagaaaggccTCAGTGTATTTAATCCCCTGAAAAGCACTAATTGCCCAGAATTCTAGACACACTGATTTGGTTGTGCTATAGTATGTGTTAACCTTATCTGATCTCTGAAAGATGAGAGCTGAAGATGTGTATGTGGAAGGGAAGAGGTTTAAGTCTCCGCACCAATCCAAAGTCTGTTAGCTATTGCAGATCTTGGAAGATGATGGAGAGGAAGGTTATTTAATAATTTGGGGTATGGCTCCTCTGAGAGGGAGAAATTTGGGGAGGTGGAATGAGTCTTTGACTAGCTGGTATTCTAACTACTACTTTCTCTCTTCCAGCCTCTCACAAATGGGCTTTATTACTATTATATCATGGAATTGGCTTTCTATTGGTCTCTTATGTTTTCTCAGtttacagacattaaaagaaagGTAAGGACATTGGCTCCCTCAACTCCCTGACTTATTGCATCCTCCTTTCCAGCAGCTATCATCATTATTGTCATTGTGATAGATTCTCTGCCCTGATTGGGACCACAAAAGAGGGAGAAAGTAGGTTTAATGGGACTTTTAGCTCTTTGTAATGTTCTCAGAAGTGAGACCTGACTAATGATGAAGTATATTTGAGGCATTCAGGGCAGCCCAGATGAAAACAGTTAACCGTCTAAGAAGCATacccttttcctcattttctccaaGGTTCTTACGTATACAAAGCTCAGGAAACTTAGTCTGAGCTTAGTTCCTAAGCTCAGAACGTAGGGATAGTAAGGCCTGATCCAGGAAAGGCCTTGATTCCAGAAAAGCTAGATCTGGCTTTTGTTTGGCATTAGGGACCCTTGTTCCCTCTCTGTTCTCCCTTCTTGGTGACCCCACTTACTTAAAGAATGTCAGTTGGAAGGGGTTTAGGATGATTTAGTTTACCCTTTACTTACTGTTTAGGAAACGAAGATTCAGAGAAGTGAGTTGACTTGCCCACAGAGTGGCAAAGTTGGAAATGACTGAAGTTTTTTATAAGCAGACAGAAAGGGCAGAATCTTCACCTTTTATTGGTGTCCACCTGACATAATGCAGTTCCAGCAGCTCTAACCCTAATCTATCACTAACTTGTGGTTATCTTTGGTAAGGAAAATCAGGGTTAGCCTTTGTGGGAATGGATTGAAATTGATCTGGGTTATTAGTTGTGTAACCTAGAAGCTTGATACACAATTCAGATGCCTTTCACCCTCCTATGATTAGTAGACACAGGTCTCcttactaaaattttattttaatacatgacGCATATAAAAAGGTTTGTAATACATATGTTGGTTTTAAAACATTCTAGAACGTGTATTTGTAAACTCATCCCCAACTCAAGAGCTAAAATGTACCATTGTATCTGTCTCTGTGGAGAGCACAGGCTTTATATCCTTGCTTCTCTGATGCAGATTTAcctgccctctcccaccctctctccctcactgGGCTGGGAAGTATTTATTAGATATGTCTGATAACTCAGGTATTTAGAGATTTCTCCGGAGCTAACCTTGGCATTTGAACCCAAGAGGAAGTTTGAGCTTTAAATCTGAAAACAGGAAGTGCTTGTAGTAAGATGGATTGTTTAGCATGTCTCTGAAATGTTTTGGAATAGTTTAGCTTTGCCCCCTTCACAAACCTCCCCTTTCTGTTAGGTCCCTTTGGTTGAAATTTCCTTCATCAAAGCAGAAGAGTCTTAGACTTTCAAGGATATCTGAAATGTCTAAGGCTTGTATGCCTGACTACCACCTGGGAAATTATTTCCAAGTGTCAGCTCAGCATCCAAGCTGTACATGTTCTACAACTACCAAAGAAAAttgttcttttctgtgttttgagCTATATTAACGTAGATTATGGGTCAGTCATTGACGTAGAGAGTTTTGGGTCAAATGTTAGGCAGCTCCCTGAGGGAGAATTTAAACAAAATGGAACTTCTAAGGGGTGGAATAAGACCTTCTGAGAACAATGCAGGACATTGAGTTGGCCagcagctctgtggccttggctTTACCTGcctgttttatttccattccttccTAGGACTTCCTGATCATGTTTGTGCATCACTTGGCCACCATTGGGCTCATTACCTTCTCCTACATCAACAACATGGTTCGAGTGGGAACTCTGGTCATGTGTCTACATGATGCCTCAGACTTCTTGCTGGAGGTAAGACCCCAACCCCCCTTTCCTCACTATTCCTCTTTCTTTACTTTCCCTCCTGAGAACTGGCTTTCTCCCCAGCTCAATTCTTATCTTCCTTTCTCCAGGCAGCCAAGCTGGCCAATTATGCCAAGTATCAGCGTCTCTGTGACACCCTTTTTGTGATCTTCAGTGCTATTTTTGTGGTGACTCGTCTAGGAATCTATCCATTCTGGTAAGTGGTAGGGCTGTGGAGCTATGGTAGATACGTAGCCATAAACTGGTGATACCTTTCACCAGTTGAGGGAACAGACCACCAAGGTTCCCTAACCCTAAATATTGCTCTGCTTCTTCCTTGACCTAACCTGACCCTTTATGGACTCTCAAAGGACCTCATTTCCCTTGCACAATATTTCTAGTGAGGTATAATCTAGACTGAGAGCATCCAACTCACTTAGCTGTGGCTCGCCTGACTCATCTCTGAGGAGCAGTCTTCATTTTATGCCTAAGTAATTCCTTTGCCTTCTTTTGTACTGATTACAAAATTCTCAGGCTCTTGCTTGTTTTCCTGCTCTATACCCTGTCTCCCACCCTGAccaacacacatatacaccactCTCACTTCTACACTCACTACTTTATGATACAAAGTCATTGACTCTGTGGGTTGGAGATTCTCCTTAGTCTGAGGGAATCAGCTACCAGCTGTCCTATATGTGCCTGAGGATCTGAGTAATTCCTAGGATTATGATTAAAATTGGTGTCCCAAACTTGTGAAACTCtgtatatttgaagtgattaatAATACGACTTATTCTATCAGTTGCTAAGATTTCTATATCTTTCCTTATCCCTAAAGATAGAAAACTCCATGGGcccctttctttattcttttctcactGTGGATGAATATCTCTGGAACTTCAACTGATAGAAGGTATGGGGAGAAAACACAAGGTTCTGCTTTCCAGGGAATTCAGCTTCATCCCTATCTGTCTGGCTTTGACTCTGGAATCTGACCATTGGCCTCCCTCTTACAGGATTCTGAACACGACCCTCTTTGAGAGTTGGGAGATGATCGGGCCCTATCCATCCTGGTGGCTCTTCAATGGCCTTCTCCTGATCCTACAGGTTCTGCATGTCATCTGGTCCTACCTAATTGCACGAATTGCTTTCAAAGCCTTGATCCGAGGAAAGGTGAGGATGAAAGATGGCTTCTTTCTTTGGGCCTGGGTGGGAAAATAGGTATTACCCAGCAAAGAGCCTAGGGCTCCAAAGTTTCCATCTTTTCTTTAAGTATGAGTGTTTAGCCATCTAAGACATGACTTAGATGTCAGAGGAAGGATCTGCCTTCTTCCTGTCCCTTAGGAATGACCattgtaaaataataaacagGATTAGGTTTGGAGATGACCTCAACCATTTCCTACCCCTTACCTACCTACTTTGTggatttcatatttttgtttttagcatgGGAACCTTTTTTCAAAGGAAATCATATGCAGAGCTCCAAGATATACACTGTATAAAAGCAGAGATGTTAGATTGCCTAGGAGTAGTTTGGTAAGTCGCAAGCCACCCCAAGATGGCCACACCGTGATGTTCAAGATATGGTTTATGTAAGGGACTAAGTACCGATCTCACCTTACTGTTGTATGAGGCAGGGGTCTTAAGTGAGATAGGTCTTTAGGGTTTCAAATACCCATCTTATGCCAAGAGCCCAAAAGCATAAAGAAAGATCATTCAGTGATAAAACTCATAACTGAATTTTGCAAATTCTGAAGCAGTCAGACTGTGTTAGCCTGCGGGCTGGGGATTCAGTCTTCGGTAATACACAATCCCAAGGGGAGGGGCTCTGGTAGAGGATACACTGACTCTAGGACAAAGGGATGGAATGTTTCCCAGGAATATATGATCCCTTGTGTcgctattctttttttgttttgttttgtttttgtttttttgcggtacgcgggcctctcactgttgtggcctctcctgttgcggagcacaggctccagacgcgcaggctcagtggccatggctcacgggcccagctgctccgcggcatgtgggatcttcccggaccagggcacgaacccgtgtcccctgcatcggcaggcagactctcaaccactgcgccaccagggaagcccttgtgtcgCTATTCTTTATGGCTGCAATTGGTTTCAGAACTTGCTTAGTGTGCCTGTGCATCTTGCTGTAGCTACTGGACATCTCTCTTCTCCCCTGCTCTTTCCTGACCAGGTGACCTATCCAGGAGGGATTAGACCCAGACTCTGTACTCTCCACTCTTTTCTtacctccttccttttttctatgCCTGGTGGGAGCTGGACAGTTTCATCTCTTGCATGTAAGTGTATCTGTGCTTCTGGTGTTCAGTGAAGCATGTCTGTCTGAAtgtgtttctcttccttcctgctttccATTCTGTTTCCCTGGGTTGTATCAGAGCATGTATCTCTCCTGACTCCAGCCACGGTGCCAGTCGGGTGAATGGTCACATGGGAGGCAGCTACTGGCTGAAGAGTAAGGTGGTTGGTATGGGGACTTCAGCGTAGATGGACTTGTAGGGCTGCTGACAgcctgctcctctgggcctcccCGCATCTGCACTCCTGTGACTAGGGGGTGTGCAGGGCACTGAggagaatcaaagaagaaaatattttcacttctttaaaaaactCTGCCATTTTATATGGAGCTCAGGTTGGGCCATTGTTGAATGGAGCTCAAGTTGCCAGGTTCTTTTTCCTAAATTGAGGCAAGATTAGAGtctactcattttttttcccctttctgtttttcctttccttcccacccacccactgCCCCCCTCCTTTTTGAGCCTCCCTTTCCCTCAAATTTAGACACACTGCCCTCTGGTGGAAATTTCCTAAAGATCAGATAATCAGTTCATCTGGGTTCAGAGGTCGATAGCTATAATAAACCATAGAATCTTAGCGCTAACCAAAGCAAttcccccaccccttggcaaTAGCAATTGTAGTTTTGTTTCCTTCTCACCCCCTTCTcttagttactttaaaaaaacaaaaacaacaaaaaaaacacatttattatccTTCAGTTCGGGAGGGCAAAAGTCTGACATAGGTTTCACTGGGTTTCTCTCCTTTACTTTTATGGTCCACGGTAGAGAATCTGAAATACTGTGCTTGGTATGCAGGATAGTTTAGATTGAAAAACACTGCTCTAATCCAAatccttcatttgaaaatatagaacAAAAAGCTGAGGTTGAAAGGTAAAGATTCATAGAGAGTAGCATGATTGGGACTGGGATTTTTTACTCGCTGACTGCCAGTCTACTTTTCTTTTCACCATACTGTGTATCTTGGGGTTGCTCAAGAGAAGTAACTATCAACACCCTATGACCCTAGTCATAGGGTGTCAATAGTTGAGCCCAGGAAGAGCCCAGTTGTGGATCAGCTTTGGGGATAAAGCAAAACTCTGGATAACCAAAAAACTGCAGTGGCCACACCACCAGAAGACAGAAGCAATGATGATAGCCATATGTATTGTTTGtgttggccttttcttttcttgaggtACAATAGGAGAAAGGGTGTCTGTGGAGTTTCCTTCAAACCTAAACCACAACTGGGTGAATGATTTGAGCTCTTTTAGGCTGTTCCTGCAAGATAAACTCCTCTACCAAGATGGCTACTTATTCCATTCAGAACAGAATTAGAGATGATGAGAGAGAAACCCAGAAAGCAGGCAAAGGATATTCACAACAGTCTCTGTGGTCCAGATAGTATTTTGAGTCAGGTGCCACCAGAAAGTAGGCCAGATTGGGAGCAATGCCCAAACATGGGCTCTGTGGGCTTTGTCTGTCTTATGATTCTAGAAAAGTTCTGTCCTTACCTTTTCTACCTTTGGCCTCATCCCACCCAGGTATCTAAGGATGATCGCAGTGATGTGGAAAGCAGCTcagaagaagaagatatgacCAGTAGCACAAAAGGCCCCTGTGGCCGCAGCTCCAGCAATGGTGCCGGTCGGGTGAATGGTCACATGGGAGGCAGCTACTGGCTGAAGAGTAAGGTGGTTGGTATGGGGACTTCAGCATAGATGGACTCGTAGGGCTGCTGGCAACCTACTCCTCTGGGCCTCCCCGCATCTGCACTCCTGTGACTAGGGCGTGTGCAGGGCACTGAGGAGAATCAAAGAagcaaatattttcacttttttaaaaaaactctgccATTTTGTATTTAATAGCCTCCAGGTTCTTTCAGTAATGTTATTTGctctgtgtgtgcgcgtgcgtgtgtgcatatgtgtgcacatgtgcatatGCATTTGTGCATATGTGTGAGTTTCGTTGCCTAGGTTGGAGCACAAGCCTGGTCCCCTTTGAACCCACCTCAATCCCAGATTTGGCTGCATCTTGAATTATGCTGGCTCCAGAGAGTCCCCTCCCTTGTTGCCCATGGCTCTTGAAGTTCTGGCCTTCTGAATGGAGCAGCTAAGTTCACTCCAGGTTTCTGCACTGTTCCTCCTTTGGAGATGGAATATTTCACACGACGTTATATAGAAACAGACAACCATGAATGGATGGCCAGGATTGCTGTGGCCCCTAGCTAGGTCCCCTTCCTGCCACCTGGTAGTGATGGACAGCTGCTGATAGATACCCTGCTCTTTATTCAGTGGTACGCAgggagttggggggtgggaggaacagGTGAGCTGAGGGCTGGAGGACAACAGCCACTGGGTGAGTTGTTAACGGTTTATACTATTGTTTACTCTTCTGTGATTAAAAGTGCTTCAACCCTCATCTGCTGTCTCAACCTCTTTAGTGACCCTGTCCCCAATCCCCTGAACCCATAATCTAATTAAGAACTTTTTCACGTCTGATTCTAGAGGCCATTGGACACCAAGTTTTTCCTTTCTGTGCATGCTGGAAAGAGAGCGCCTGCATTTTAGggctttatattttaagaaaaaataaacatgtgtaGTGACCATAAGAAAAAATACTGAGCAGATGAAAGCATGTATATTACTAAAGCAACAAAGGCTGTGGTTGAAGAGCTAAGACACCTTGAGTATTTCCTgtatttcccattttattgaaTACAGAGACTGCCAGTTAACATCTTAAGATTGCGATAAGTGAGTCTAAGCAgatgttttctcttttagttctgtttttctcttttagccTATGGAGAAAAAGTCTTCCTAATCTAgatttttctctagttgaggtcaAGGCAAAATTACTAATAGTAGTATTCATCTCTTAAAATAGTTTTCCATTTAGTGAATATTCAGATTACCAAAATATTTCCAGATGCTCTTGTGTACATTAAGACATATGGTGTGCTTCATTGTTAGGGAGATGGATAAAAATTGAAAGAAGTAGGTTATTGTTCTAAGAATCAGATACTCATTTGATGTTCATTGACATCATTGGGATATTGACTCTACTAAACTTACTGAGTGGCtggattttaaaaagacttaCTATAGGGCATGGAAAAATTAAGTTCTCAAAAGTCTTACATAGTTATTTGGTCAGAGCTAGTCAGGAAGACTAAAAGACTagggtcttacatttagttcctCAATTTGCCGTATTGTTGAATAAATTAGTAATTAtgaaatatgaatg
It encodes the following:
- the CERS5 gene encoding ceramide synthase 5 isoform X2, producing the protein MATAVAGALGLLWGWLWSERFWLPQNVSWADLEGPGDGYGYPRARHILSVFPLAAGVFSVRLLFERFIAKPCALHVGIQDSGPYQAQPNAILEKVFISVTKYPDEKRLEGLSKQLDWDVRKIQCWFRHRRNQDKPPTLTKFCESMWRFTFYLCIFCYGVRFLWSSPWFWDTRQCWHSYPYQPLTNGLYYYYIMELAFYWSLMFSQFTDIKRKDFLIMFVHHLATIGLITFSYINNMVRVGTLVMCLHDASDFLLEAAKLANYAKYQRLCDTLFVIFSAIFVVTRLGIYPFWILNTTLFESWEMIGPYPSWWLFNGLLLILQVLHVIWSYLIARIAFKALIRGKVSKDDRSDVESSSEEEDMTSSTKGPCGRSSSNGAGRVNGHMGGSYWLKTELPRKGHKRCKGTENKSRRQNS
- the CERS5 gene encoding ceramide synthase 5 isoform X1; protein product: MATAVAGALGLLWGWLWSERFWLPQNVSWADLEGPGDGYGYPRARHILSVFPLAAGVFSVRLLFERFIAKPCALHVGIQDSGPYQAQPNAILEKVFISVTKYPDEKRLEGLSKQLDWDVRKIQCWFRHRRNQDKPPTLTKFCESMWRFTFYLCIFCYGVRFLWSSPWFWDTRQCWHSYPYQPLTNGLYYYYIMELAFYWSLMFSQFTDIKRKDFLIMFVHHLATIGLITFSYINNMVRVGTLVMCLHDASDFLLEAAKLANYAKYQRLCDTLFVIFSAIFVVTRLGIYPFWILNTTLFESWEMIGPYPSWWLFNGLLLILQVLHVIWSYLIARIAFKALIRGKVTYPGGIRPRLCTLHSFLTSFLFSMPGGSWTVSSLACI
- the CERS5 gene encoding ceramide synthase 5 isoform X3 — encoded protein: MATAVAGALGLLWGWLWSERFWLPQNVSWADLEGPGDGYGYPRARHILSVFPLAAGVFSVRLLFERFIAKPCALHVGIQDSGPYQAQPNAILEKVFISVTKYPDEKRLEGLSKQLDWDVRKIQCWFRHRRNQDKPPTLTKFCESMWRFTFYLCIFCYGVRFLWSSPWFWDTRQCWHSYPYQPLTNGLYYYYIMELAFYWSLMFSQFTDIKRKDFLIMFVHHLATIGLITFSYINNMVRVGTLVMCLHDASDFLLEAAKLANYAKYQRLCDTLFVIFSAIFVVTRLGIYPFWILNTTLFESWEMIGPYPSWWLFNGLLLILQVLHVIWSYLIARIAFKALIRGKVSKDDRSDVESSSEEEDMTSSTKGPCGRSSSNGAGRVNGHMGGSYWLKSKVVGMGTSA